The proteins below are encoded in one region of Flammeovirga kamogawensis:
- a CDS encoding helix-turn-helix domain-containing protein, whose amino-acid sequence MVKYQSKSAYPYNLYKDFSNEFNGTWQPPLLSVNNFFGTIKATAFEYKNSFCVSLIEARFDRTINVKLLESDENIITIRIGLKGDWSYDSLFSKGTNDGISIYNSVQEYTIMYPKNDTVKWFVISFPSNYFNEENNRYGLELNELFSSTQPLYYYQNLDSKIESLIMDCYNVIDNKAQAHCLFLSRAYEIIMLLNQQLVLKNEKTKSIHPDDLEKMSELKLKIINDLSTPPIMSELCKDVGMSPSKLNRVFREVYKTSINAMYNDYRLNELYNQIKHSSKSLSDLSDELGYTNQSYMSRKFKKKYGISPSLIRNN is encoded by the coding sequence ATGGTCAAATATCAATCAAAATCAGCCTATCCGTATAATCTTTATAAGGATTTTTCTAATGAGTTTAATGGTACATGGCAACCTCCTTTATTATCAGTTAATAATTTTTTTGGTACTATTAAAGCAACTGCATTTGAATATAAAAATTCGTTTTGTGTAAGTTTAATTGAAGCAAGGTTTGATAGAACTATAAATGTAAAATTATTAGAATCAGATGAAAACATTATCACCATAAGAATTGGTTTAAAGGGAGACTGGTCTTATGATTCATTATTTTCTAAAGGAACTAACGATGGTATAAGCATTTATAACTCTGTCCAAGAATACACTATTATGTATCCTAAAAATGATACAGTAAAGTGGTTTGTAATTAGTTTTCCATCCAATTATTTCAATGAAGAAAATAACAGATATGGACTTGAATTAAATGAGCTATTTTCTAGTACACAACCATTATATTACTATCAAAATTTAGATTCAAAGATTGAATCATTAATAATGGATTGCTATAATGTAATAGACAATAAAGCACAAGCTCATTGTTTATTTTTGTCTAGAGCCTACGAGATCATTATGTTATTAAATCAACAATTGGTTTTAAAAAACGAAAAAACGAAATCTATTCATCCAGATGATTTAGAAAAAATGAGCGAGTTAAAATTAAAAATTATAAATGATTTATCTACTCCACCTATTATGTCAGAACTCTGTAAAGATGTCGGCATGAGTCCATCTAAATTAAACAGGGTTTTTAGAGAAGTATATAAAACATCAATTAACGCTATGTACAATGATTACCGTTTAAATGAGTTATATAATCAGATTAAACATTCATCAAAAAGTTTAAGTGATTTAAGTGATGAGTTAGGGTATACTAACCAGTCTTATATGAGTAGAAAATTTAAAAAGAAATACGGTATTTCACCTTCTTTAATTAGAAATAATTAG
- a CDS encoding right-handed parallel beta-helix repeat-containing protein: protein MMRYLTVTIGLFLLGMNCFANKIQFENNFNNYSSDASITETGFKIQYNKSYKGEVNGKVVKENANGFLKLVTTTNGAANIQLLKNIQVLPNTEYEFTLKTRSKLKRYIAVRDNKNTTTLVKTDLFQSENENEWVTTTVSFNSGSNSQIKLVVYQNWSGTLAVDDYELIIKSANKTATANVAPRNYYLSSTKGSDKNSGKKTSPWKSLEKISKTKLHPGDTIFFNKGDRFDGHFVVNGSGNIKQPIVISSYGRGALPIITGEVGEKNGGDYREAILVQNNDHIYFEKIEVHNNRKSNRKGAREQDAYGILIFNTNKTTMEDFSFDKVVFRNVYAPKPVLKEKGEQAFNNLEVSAITFLTNRNAEGDVKQIRDVVMQNCYFENLQRLGVHIKHKGAAKGFGTEKSNSNVNFVFRNNEFHHTGGTCILPIRTYNCLIEGNIFNYPGDNSDPRMAARGSAVWTWRCVNTVIQYNQCLHIRGYLDSHGVHIDHENLNTFIQYNYMEDCEGGFVEILGGNMNSVYRYNVSVNDGWRKNPKWKTSNHTIWLNSKTPGGHHLPDNNYIYNNTIYMDSAYATSIDMKGMNSYVYNNLFYVNKGSIGTKQVLIEDNGGEIFISNNYYHGDVAYKFTSQDRKSIKGKVNFLNADNGSRDGFITEGGSSIINAGINKPGPILPVAGTGIFKYVSSQPRIDFYGNPINPNDPTPNIGACNLKMKAGEKMNTSAIKLTRSEEVGVYDFNVHMDSQVLSIEVNASIQNCSVEIFDKYGRIRKYVVEDDTKTIALPLLTGKCYVRVNYNGYIVTKAINVAG, encoded by the coding sequence ATGATGAGATACTTAACAGTGACTATTGGTTTATTCTTGCTAGGAATGAACTGTTTTGCCAATAAAATACAATTTGAAAATAATTTTAATAATTATTCATCAGATGCTTCAATAACTGAAACAGGTTTTAAAATTCAATATAACAAAAGTTATAAAGGAGAGGTCAACGGAAAAGTTGTTAAAGAAAACGCCAATGGTTTCTTGAAATTAGTGACTACAACTAATGGAGCAGCTAATATACAGTTACTTAAGAATATACAAGTACTGCCTAATACTGAGTACGAATTCACTTTAAAAACAAGATCCAAATTAAAAAGATACATTGCTGTTAGAGATAATAAAAACACTACTACACTAGTGAAAACGGATTTATTTCAATCAGAAAATGAAAATGAATGGGTAACAACAACAGTTTCTTTTAACTCGGGAAGTAATTCTCAAATCAAGTTAGTTGTTTATCAAAACTGGTCTGGAACTTTAGCAGTGGATGACTATGAGCTAATTATTAAAAGTGCAAATAAAACAGCTACAGCTAACGTAGCTCCTAGAAATTATTATTTAAGTAGTACAAAAGGAAGTGATAAAAATAGCGGTAAGAAAACATCTCCTTGGAAATCATTAGAAAAAATTTCTAAAACAAAATTACACCCTGGAGATACTATTTTCTTTAATAAGGGTGATAGGTTTGATGGTCACTTTGTAGTTAATGGTTCTGGTAACATTAAACAACCAATTGTAATTTCGTCTTATGGAAGAGGTGCTTTACCTATTATTACGGGTGAAGTAGGAGAGAAAAATGGTGGTGATTACAGAGAGGCAATTCTAGTACAGAATAATGACCATATTTACTTTGAGAAAATTGAAGTGCATAACAATAGAAAAAGTAATAGAAAAGGAGCACGAGAGCAAGATGCCTATGGCATTTTAATTTTTAATACAAATAAAACTACTATGGAAGATTTTAGTTTCGATAAAGTAGTTTTTAGGAATGTTTATGCGCCCAAACCTGTTCTAAAGGAAAAAGGAGAGCAAGCATTTAATAATCTTGAGGTATCTGCTATAACGTTTTTAACCAATAGAAATGCAGAAGGAGATGTAAAGCAAATTCGTGATGTTGTTATGCAAAATTGCTATTTTGAGAATTTACAGAGATTAGGTGTACATATAAAGCATAAAGGAGCGGCAAAAGGTTTTGGAACTGAAAAAAGTAATTCTAATGTCAATTTTGTATTCAGAAATAATGAATTTCATCATACAGGAGGTACTTGTATTTTACCTATTAGAACATATAACTGTTTAATTGAGGGAAATATATTTAATTACCCTGGCGATAATTCTGATCCAAGAATGGCTGCTAGAGGTAGTGCCGTTTGGACTTGGAGATGTGTAAATACAGTTATTCAATACAATCAGTGTTTACATATTCGTGGTTATTTAGATTCTCATGGCGTACATATTGACCATGAAAACTTAAATACCTTTATTCAATATAATTATATGGAAGATTGTGAAGGAGGGTTTGTTGAAATTCTTGGTGGTAACATGAATTCAGTATATAGATATAATGTTTCGGTAAACGATGGGTGGAGAAAAAATCCAAAATGGAAGACAAGTAACCATACAATTTGGTTAAACAGTAAAACGCCTGGTGGACATCATTTACCGGATAATAATTACATCTACAACAACACCATTTATATGGATTCTGCCTACGCAACTTCTATTGATATGAAAGGCATGAACTCTTATGTTTATAATAATCTTTTTTATGTCAATAAGGGGAGTATTGGTACAAAACAAGTATTAATTGAAGACAATGGAGGGGAAATTTTTATAAGTAATAACTACTATCATGGAGATGTTGCTTATAAATTTACTTCTCAAGATCGAAAGTCTATTAAAGGTAAAGTGAATTTTTTAAATGCTGATAATGGTTCTAGAGATGGATTTATTACAGAAGGAGGTAGCTCTATTATTAATGCAGGTATTAATAAACCAGGTCCAATTTTACCAGTAGCCGGAACAGGTATTTTTAAATATGTTTCAAGTCAACCACGTATTGATTTTTATGGTAATCCTATTAATCCAAATGATCCAACGCCTAATATTGGTGCATGCAACTTAAAAATGAAGGCAGGTGAAAAGATGAATACTTCTGCAATTAAGTTAACACGTTCTGAAGAAGTAGGTGTCTATGATTTTAATGTTCATATGGATAGTCAAGTTTTATCAATTGAAGTGAATGCTTCTATCCAGAATTGTTCGGTAGAAATTTTTGACAAATATGGTAGAATTAGAAAGTACGTGGTAGAAGATGATACTAAAACAATTGCATTA